A region of the Salvelinus namaycush isolate Seneca unplaced genomic scaffold, SaNama_1.0 Scaffold545, whole genome shotgun sequence genome:
ggagaccactGCCTCCAAAATGACTCAAGACACCAGTTCTAAGAAGTAAGAGATGAATTGTAAAATATACATGGTTAACCTGTTATAACAGGTTAAAAATATCAAACTAATGAAAAGTGTTACAAATTACATAAAATGTAGGTCTACATCATTCATTTAAAAGGCAAACAATGGATTTACCAATTGCAGACTGTAGCTTTATAAAGAAACCTCAGGACTTCTAGAAGTTCCACTATACTGTTGCTAAAAGGATGTAGATGAGGTATTGATGAGATATTGATGAGGTGATCTGTCTCCCTGTTTTGTTCAGTGTCCAGAAGCCCAGAGCAGAGTCACCTACAACCAGCCTGCTATCAATGAAGAGTGATCAGCCACCTGTTTTCAGCCAGGAACCATTACCAGATGAAAATAAGGAAGTGGAGAGTTTGGACAGTGAGGATGCATTAAATATCACAGACAGCCTTCTGGACAGAAGAAGTAAGACTGTATTTCATACAATATTACAAAGAACGGTACAAAGGCCCTtataaaacacacaaacaaacttaTGAGTCTCAACTCTCATTGTTTTCCTACAGGTGAAACTCTGCTGACAGTCCAACAAGACATTAAGGCTAAACTGAAACACAAGTATCAACACATATCTGAAGGAATTGGACACCATGGAAACCAAAGTCTGTTCAAGgacatctacacagagctctacatcacagagggtggaagtgGAGggctcaataatgaacatgaggttAGACAGATAGAGATGGCATCCAAGAAACAAACCACACAAGAGACACCAATCAAATGCAACGACATCTTCAAGCCTTTacctggacaagacaaacctatcagaactgtgctgacaaaaggaatcgctggcattggaaaaacaatCTCTGTGCAGAAGGTGATCCTTGACTGGGCAgagggaaaagcaaatcaggacgTTCATTTCATGTTTCCTCTTCCTTTCCGTGATCTGAACCTGAAAAGGGACCAATACAGTCTGATGCAACTTCTTTCCCACTACTTCTCAGAGCTGAAAGAGATTGACAGCATTGAAGATGGTGAAACCAAAACTGTTTTCatttttgatggtctggatgagtgtcgACTTCCTCTAGACTTCAAAAACAATGAGAAGTGCTGTGATGTCACGAAGCCAACCTCAGTGGACATGCTGCTGACAAACCTCATCGAGgggaatctgcttccctctgctctcctctggataacatcaaggcctgcagcagccaatcagatccctcctgagtgtgttgaccaggtgacagaggtacgagggttcaatgatccacagaaggaggagtattTCAGGAAGAAAATCACTGATCAGAATCTGGCCAATGAAATCATCACCCACAtgaagacatcaaggagcctccacatcatgtgccacatgccagtcttctgttggatatcAGCCACTGTCCTTGAGATGATACTGAAAGAGGCAGAGAAGGATGAAGTCCCCAAAACTCTGACCCAGATGTACTCACACTTCATACTCATCCAAATCACTGTGAAGAACAGGAAGTACAACAAAGCCACAGAGACCAACCCAAAGGAACTGTCTCAGTCAGACAAAGAGATGATCCTGAAACTGGCAAAGCTGGCTTTCCAACAGCTGCAGAAGGGCAACCTGATCTACTATGAGGAGGACCTGAGAGAGTGTGGCCTTGATGTCACAGAGGCATCAGAGTACTCAGCATTGTGTACAGAGATCTTTAAAGAAGAATCTGGGCTGGACCAAGAGAAGGTCTACAGCTTTgtgcatctgagcattcaggagtttctagcAGCAGTGCATGCTTTAGAATCATGTCTGGacaagaaggaaaatgttttctCCCCCAAAGCAGTCActggtgttgatgatgatgaggaggaggaagatgaggagaatgatgaggaggaggaggagaaggagggggatgaggaggaggaggaggaagatgaggagaagaattatgaggaggaggagaaggatgacGACGATGATGAcgatgaggaagaggatgaggaagatgaTGACAATGTTGAAGAGAAGGAGTCATTCAAATTGTCTGACTTACACAGGAGCGCAGTGGACCAGGCCTTGAAGAGTGAGAATGGAAACCTGGACctgttcctccgcttccttctgggtctctcactggagtccaatcagaatctGTTACGATGCCTTCTAACACAGACAGGAAGTACAACACAGACCAATGAGGAAACAGTTGAGTACCTTTCAGACAAGATCGACGAGGAATCCTCACCAGAAAGGATCATCAACTTGTTCCATTGTCTGAATGAACTTGGTGCCAACTCTCTAGTTGAAGACATGCAGACCTCCCTGCGATCAGGAACCCTTTCAGAAACAAGACTAGAACCTGACCAATGTTCAGCCCTGGCCTACCTGTTACTGATGTCAGAGGAGGTGCTGGAGGAGTTTGACCTGAAGACATACAACACATCAGAGGAAGGTTATCAGAGGTTGCTGCCGGTCGTGAAAACCTGCAAGAGAGcactgtaagttctgttattgaGTTGATGTTTACAGTATCATTATAATGAAGGATTTATATATCAACAGATTATATCCTCTCTCCAGACTGGATCACTGTGAACTCACATATAAATCCTGTGAGACTCTGGTCTCAGCCCTGCAGACACCAAACTCCCCCCTGAGAGAACTGGACCTCAGCTACAATGACCTGGAAGACagaggagtggagctgctctgtGTTGGACTAACCAGTCCACTCTGCAACATACAGACACTAGTGTGAGCTAACTATCTTCAGTATCCACTGTCTTTATAGTGGTCATATATTTGTAGGAATTATGTGTTATGTTTTTAACattatttgaacatcttggtaaaTATGCAGAAACATACATACGATGTGATAAATATATGAAACTAAGGTTAAATATCTTGACTGAGTTAATGTTTTTAACACAGTCTAATCATGACCTTCTGTTATTGTCTTAATGCATCTCATTATTCTTAAAGCTTTGCATATTTAACAGTGTATCACAATATATCCTATCTCCAGACTGCATGGCTGTAAAGTCACACATGAATCCTGTGAGACTCTGGCCTCAGCTCTGCAGACACCAAACTCCCCCCTGAGAGAACTGGACCTCAGCTACAATGACCTGGAAGACCgaggagtggagctgctctgtGTTGGACTAACCAGTCCACTCTGCAACATACAGACACTAGTGTGAGTTAAATATCTTCAGTATGAGTTATTATGTGGATGTTTTAATCATTTGTTAAATCATGTGCTCTTCTGCCTTCTAGTCTAGGTCAGTGTGGTCTGACAGAGGGTTGCTGTTCAGATCTGGCCTCAGTCCTGAGTTCACCCAACTCACAACTGAAACAACTGGAGCTGAGAGACAATGACCTGCAGGACTCAGGAGTTacactgctgtctgctggactggaggatccagactataaactacacacactggggtaagtacagctgtttcagtcaggttggtactgagctgagttacactgctgtctgctggactggaggatccagactgtaaactacacacactggggtaaGTACAGCTGTTTCAGTCAGGTTGGTACTGAGCCTAGTAAAACAAATACTCTGAAAATCTGATGTTTCATCACAATGTTTGTGTCATGGACAAATGTATGGGTGACCTACAAGATGATTGACACCAGTACACCAACCTAGACAGCTGTTGTGTgtctctgtaggctgtctggctgtctggtcacagaggagggctgtgctgctctgtcttcagctctgaggtcaaacccctcccacctgaaagagctggacctgagctacaatcacccaggagactctgcAGGGGGACTGCTTTCAGCTGCTCTGGTGGATCCCACATATAAACGGATGAAGCTGAAGTAAGTCAGAATAGATGTCCTAATAGTGTGAGCAGCGGTTGTGTCATATGTAGTGTAGTAGggtcagtaacatgaggacatgaTGGTAGAATTAAGGGGAAGTTTACTCAGCAGGCTGAGCACTCCAACACAGCATACATCATCACCACATGAATACTCTTCCTCTGCATCTCTGATATCCTGTtggaattgtactccgttctgtatgcagtaggtaggatagaatacctgtatgtctctagtaatgaattgtactccgttctgtatgcagtaggtaggatagaatacctgtatgactctagtaatgaattgtactctgttctgtatgcagtaggtaggatagaatacctgtatgtctctagtaatgaattgtactccgttctgtatgcagtaggtaggatagaatacctgtatgtctctagtaatgaattgtactccgttctgtatgcagtaggtaggatagaatacctgtatgtctctagtaatgaattgtactccgttctgtatgcagtaggtaggatagaatacctgtatgtctctagtaatgaattgtactccgttctgtatgcagtaggtaggatagaatacctgtatgtctctagtaatgaattgtactccgttctgtatgcagtaggtaggatagaatacctgtatgtctctagtaatgaattgtactccgttctgtatgcagtaggtaggatagaatacctgtatgtctctagtaatgaattgtactctgttctgtatgcagtaggtaggatagaatacctgtatgtctctagtaatgaattgtactccgttctgtatgcagtaggtaggatagaatacctgtatgtctctagtaatgaattgtactctgttctgtatgcagtaggtaggatagaatacctgtatgtctctagtaatgaattgtactccgttctgtatgcagtaggtaggatagaatacctgtatgtctctagtaatgaattgtactccgttctgtatgcagtaggtaggatagaatacctgtatgtctctagtaatgaattgtactctgttctgtatgcagtaggtaggatagaatacctgtatgtctctagtaatgaattgtactccgttctgtatgcagtaggtaggatagaatacctgtatgtctctagtaatgaattgtactccgttctgtatgcagtaggtaggatagaatacctgtatgtctctagtaatgaattgtactccgttctgtatgcagtaggtaggatagaatacctgtatgtctctagtaatgaattgtactctgttctgtatgcagtaggtaggatagaatacctgtatgtctctagtaatgaattgtactccgttctgtatgcagtaggtaggatagaatacctgtatgtctctagtaatgaattgtgctctgttctgtatgcagtaggtaggatagaatacctgtatgtctctagtaatgaattgtactccgttctgtatgcagtaggtaggatagaatacctgtatgtctctagtaatgaattgtactctgttctgtatgcagtaggtaggatagaatacctgtatgtctctagtaatgaattgtactccgttctgtatgcagtaggtaggatagaatacctgtatgtctctagtaatgaattgtactctgttctgtatgcagtaggtaggatagaatataTATACtagtatgtctctagtaatgaacttGGATAGTGCACCAGAACACAACAATATGGTTTAAATGTTGATTGCTTTATTAGGTCTTAGTCAGTCAATAACCTGTTTCTCCTACAGTGTGGATCATGGTGGAGAGTGCAGGCTGAAATCAGGGCTGAGGAAATGTAAGTCTCTTTAATCCTAATTAACTGCATATTCAGAACTATAGTAACATAGTAACTAATCAATACTTGTTCTGTACCTACAAAACAACATTTTATATGAAGATGTGGTTTGATTAAACTCTCCTTTTGTCTACAGATGCCTGTCATCTCAACCTGGACCCAAATACAGCACACCCACAGCTGGTACTGTCTGAGGGGAACAGGCAGGTGACACGGGTGGTGGAGAAGCAGCATTATGAAGACCATCCTGACAGATTTGACTTTCATCCCCAAGTTCTCTGCAGAGAAGTCTTATCTGGAGGTCGTTATTactgggaggtggagagggattGTGGCATGGCTTACATTGGTGTGGTGTACGAAGGActgaagaggaagggagggaaggttGACAGTAGGATTGGAGCCAATAGGAAGTCCTGGTGTTTTTACTGCTCTGATAGAGGTTATTACTTTGACCATGCTGGAGTCAGTAGGAGATGCATCTCTCGTCCTGATTCTAACAGAgttggagtgtatctggactggccagctggTACTTTGTCCTTCTATAGTGTGTCCTCCTCTGGTACACTGACACACCTTTACACAGAACACACCACATTCACTGAACCCCTCTATCCTGGGTTTAAGGTTTACTCCTCCTCAGTGACCCTGTGTCAGATAGATGACCAACACATTCAGAGGTGAGTCAATGCAATGTTTTATCATTTGTTTTCCTCTAGAATCATTGATAAAATTAGattagtagtggtgtgttttaatgtgttctgttggacctacagacagttagattagtagtagtggtgtgttttaatgtgttctgttggacctacagacagttagattagtagtagtggtgtgttttaatgtgttctgttggacctacagacagttagattagtagtagtggtgtgttttaatgtgttctgttggacctacagacagttagattagtagtagtggtgtgttttaatgtgttctgttggacctacagacagttagattagtagtagtggtgtgttttaatgtgttctgttggacctacagacagttagattagtagtagtggtgtgttttaatgtgttctgttggacctacagacagttagattagtagtagtggtgtgttttaatgtgttctgttggacctacagacagttagattagtagtagtggtgtgttttaatgtgttctgttggacctacagacagttagattagtagtagtggtgtgttttaatgtgttctgttggacctacagacagttagattagtagtagtggtgtgttttaatgtgttctgttggacctacagacagttagattagtagtagtggtgtgttttaatgtgttctgttggacctacagacagttagattagtagtagtggtgtgttttaatgtgttctgttggacctacagacagttagattagtagtagtggtgtgttttaatgtgttctgttggacctacagacagttagattagtagtagtggtgtgttttaatgtgttctgttggacctacagacagttagattagtagtagtggtgtgttttaatgtgttctgttggacctacagacagttagattagtagtagtggtgtgttttaatgtgttctgttggacctacagacagttagattagtagtagtggtgtgttttaatgtgttctgttggacctacagacagttagattagtagtagtggtgtgttttaatgtgttctgttggacctacagacagttagattagtagtagtggtgtgttttaatgggttctgttggacctacagacagttagattagtagtagtggtgtgttttaatgggttctgttggacctacagacagttagattagtagtagtggtgtgttttaatgtgttctgttggacctacagacagttagattagtagtagtggtgtgttttaatgtgttctgttggacctacagacagttagattagtagtagtggtgtgttttaatgtgttctgttggacctacagacagttagattagtagtagtggtgtgttttaatgtgttctgttggacctacagacagttagattagtagtagtggtgtgttttaatgtgttctgttggacctacagacagttagattagtagtagtggtgtgttttaatgtgttctgttggacctacagacagttagattagtagtagtggtgtgttttaatgtgttctgttggacctacagacagttagattagtagtagtggtgtgttttaatgtgttctgttggacctacagacagttagattagtagtagtggtgtgttttaatgtgttctgttggacctacagacagttagattagtggtagtggtgtgttttaatgtgttctgttggacctacagacagttagattagtggtagtggtgtgttttaatgtgttctttTAGATGTTACCTCTGTAATGTCAGTCTCACTGTAACCACTAGAGGGCATCAGAACCTGTTGAATAGGACAGCCTCACTGTAATGTCAGTCACACTGTAACCACTAGAGGGCATCAGAACCTGTTGAATAGGACAGCCTCACTGTAATGTCAGTCTCACTGTAACCACTAGAGGGCATCAGAACCTGTTGAATAGGACAGCCTCACTGTAATGTCAGTCTCACTGTAACCACTAGAGGGCATCAGAACCTGTTGAATAGGACAGCCTCACTGTAATGTCAGTCACACTGTAACCACTAGAGGGCATCAGAACCTGTTGAATAGGACAGCCTCACTGTAATGTCAGTCACACTGTAACCACTACAGGGCATCAGAACCTGTTGAATAGGACAGCCTCACTGTAATGTCAGTCTCACTCTAACCACTACAGGGCATCAGAACCTGTTGAATAGGACAGCCTCACTGTAATGTCAGTCTCACTCTAACCACTACAGGGCATCAGAACCTGTTGAATAGGACAGCCTCACTGTAATGTCAGTCTCACTGTAACCACTAGAGGGCATCAGAACCTGTTGAATAGGACAGCCTCACTGTAATGTCAGTCTCACTCACGGGTAGGTCTCAATTTTGTGTCACAAGCGCAATGCAGTGTtttgagggagggagagtgtgtgtaactcatgatacctggtgacttcacatctctagggggttatgtaactcatgatacctggtgacttcacatctctaggggggtatgtaactcatgatacctggtgacttcacatctctaggggggaatgtaactcatgatacctggtgacttcacatctctaggggggaatgtaactcatgatacctggtgacttcacatctctaggggggaatgtaactcatgatacctggtgacttcacatctctaggggggaatgtaactcatgatacctggtgacttcacatctctagggggggaATGTAgttcatgatacctggtgacttcacatctctaggggggaatgtaactcatgatacctggtgacttcacatctctaggggggaatgtaactcatgatacctggtgacttcacatctctaggggggaatgtaactcatgatacctggtgacttcacatctctaggggggaatgtaactcatgatacctggtgacttcacatctctagggggggaATGTAgttcatgatacctggtgacttcacatctctaggggggaatgtaactcatgatacctggtgacttcacatctctaggggggaatgtaactcatgatacctggtgacttcacatctctagggggggaATGTAgttcatgatacctggtgacttcacatctctagggggggattgtaactcatgatacctggtgacttcgcATCTCTAgggggggaatgtaactcatgatacctggtgacatcacatctctaggggggaatgtaactcatgatacctggtgacatcacatctctaggggggaatgtaactcatgatacctggtgacatcacatctctaggggggaatgtaactcatgatacctggtgacatcacatctctaggggggaatgtaactcatgatacgtggtgacttcacatctctagggggggaatgtaactcatgatacctggtgacatcacatctctaggggggttTAACTCATGATACCTaatgacttcacatctctaggggggaatgtaactcatgatacctggtgacttcacatctctaggggggaatgtaactcatgatacctggtgacttcacatctctaggggggaatgtaactcatgatacctggtgacttcacatctctaggggggaatgtaactcatgatacctggtgacttcacatctctaggggggaatgtaactcatgatacctggtgacatcacatctctaggggggaatgtaactcatgatacctggtgacttcacatctctagggggggattgtaactcatgatacctggtgacttcacatctctaggggggaatgtaactcatgatacctggtgacttcacatctctaggggggaatgtaactcatgatacctggtgacatcacatctctaggggggaatgtaactcatgatacctggtgacttcacatctctagggggggaTTGTAACTCATGAtgcctggtgacttcacatctctaggggggaatgtaactcatgatacctggtgacttcacatctctagggggaatgtaactcatgatacctggtgacttcacatctctaggggggtataactcatgatacctggtgacttcacatctctaggggggaatgtaactcatgatacctggtgacttcacatctctaggggggaatgtaactcatgatacctggtgacatcacatctctaggggggaatgtaactcatgatacctggtgacttcacatctctaggggggaatgtaactcatgatacctggtgacttcacatctctaggggggaatgtaactcatgatacctggtgacttcacatctctaggggggaatgtaactcatgatacctggtgacttcacatctctaggggggtatgtaactcatgatacctggtgacttcacatctctaggggggaatgtaactcatgatacctggtgacttcacatctctaggggggaatgtaactcatgatacctggtgacttcacatctctaggggggaatgtaactcatgatacctggtgacttcacatctctaggggggaatgtaactcatgatacctggtgacttcacatctctaggggggaatgtaactcatgatacctggtgacttcacatctctaggggggaatgtaactcatgatacctggtgacttcacatctctaggggggaatgtaactcatgatacctggtgacttcacatctctaggggggaatgtaactcatgatacctggtgacttcacatctctggGGGGGGAATGTAgttcatgatacctggtgacttcacatctctaggggggaatgtaactcatgatacctggtgacttcacatctctaggggggaatgtaactcatgatacctggtgacttcacatctctagggggggaTTGTAgttcatgatacctggtgacttcacatctctagggggggattgtaactcatgatacctggtgacttcacatctctagggggggaatgtaactcatgatacctggtgacatcacatctctaggggggaatgtaactcatgatacctggtgacttcacatctctagggggggaatgtaactcatgatacctggtgacatcacatctctaggggggaatgtaactcatgatacctggtgacatcacatctctaggggggaatgtaactcatgatacctggtgacatcacatctctaggggggaatgtaactcatgatacgtggtgacttcacatctctagggggggaatgtaactcatgatacctggtgacatcacatctctaggggggttTAACTCATGATACCtagtgacttcacatctctaggggggaatgtaactcatgatacctggtgacttcacatctctaggggggaatgtaactcatgatacctggtgacttcacatctctagggggggattgtaactcatgatacctggtgacttcacatctctaggggggaatgtaactcatgatacctggtgacttcacatctctaggggggaatgtaactcatgatacctggtgacatcacatctctaggggggaatgtaactcatgatacctggtgacttcacatctctagggggggtttgtaactcatgatacctggtgacttcacatctctaggggggaatgtaactcatgatacctggtgacttcacatctctagggggaatgtaactcatgatacctggtgacttcacatctctagaggggtgtaactcatgatacctggtgacttcatctctaggggggaatgtaactcatgatacctggtgacttcacatctctaggggggaatgtaactcatgatacctggtgacatcacatctctaggggggaatgtaactcatgatacctggtgacttcacatctctaggggggaatgtaactcatgatacctggtgacttcacatctctaggggggaatgtaactcatgatacctggtgacttcacatctctagggggggaatgtaactcatgatacctggtgacttcacatctctaggggggaatgtaactcatgatacctggtgacttcacatctctaggggggaatgtaactcatgatacctggtgacttcacatctctaggggggaatgtaactcatgatacctggtgacatcacatctctaggggggaatgtaactcatgatacctggtgacttcacatctctaggggggggaatgtaactcatgatacctggtgacttcacatctctaggggggaatgtaactgatgtgctaaatgacttaaatgtaaatgtaatgtaaatgatgATACCTGGTTACTTCAGATTTCTAGGGGCTTTCATCAAGATTAACAATGTCACTTGTAATGTCACCATCAGTATTGACTTTATGGAAGTTGACAGTGTTTGCAATGCACCGTACACAGGGAGCTGTTCTATCACCCTTTATGCACTTGTTGTATTTATGCACCCTTTGTATTGCTTATGAAGACTGTATGTATGCTATATAAAGCCTTTCTAAGTTGTATTTAGTTTAATCACAGTCTATCCTTCTGCTTTACCAACACCAGAGACCATGATGGAGAGAGTTGCATCAAACCTGGACCTGAGGACACCAGAGACCACGGTGGAGAGTGTTGGATCAAGtctggacctgagaaatgtgAGTGTTAACTGCTTTAATTGTTTTTAAATCAAAATACGGTGAAAGCATTCATTATACTTGAGTCCCAGACAAGGGACACAATCATGATCTATTTGGTCAAAACAAACTTAAAGGTAGAGTCATCGATATGACTTAGTTGCACAAAGTAAAcggcatagtgggtcaatttccacaacaactaaGAACGTTGGAACGCAAGGCTAAACTTCTCTGTTTTAGTCCCGTGGCTACCACTCTGTAAGAG
Encoded here:
- the LOC120041803 gene encoding uncharacterized protein LOC120041803; the protein is MSLSGEREEETTASKTSLSGEREEETTASKMTQDTSSKNVQKPRAESPTTSLLSMKSDQPPVFSQEPLPDENKEVESLDSEDALNITDSLLDRRSETLLTVQQDIKAKLKHKYQHISEGIGHHGNQSLFKDIYTELYITEGGSGGLNNEHEVRQIEMASKKQTTQETPIKCNDIFKPLPGQDKPIRTVLTKGIAGIGKTISVQKVILDWAEGKANQDVHFMFPLPFRDLNLKRDQYSLMQLLSHYFSELKEIDSIEDGETKTVFIFDGLDECRLPLDFKNNEKCCDVTKPTSVDMLLTNLIEGNLLPSALLWITSRPAAANQIPPECVDQVTEVRGFNDPQKEEYFRKKITDQNLANEIITHMKTSRSLHIMCHMPVFCWISATVLEMILKEAEKDEVPKTLTQMYSHFILIQITVKNRKYNKATETNPKELSQSDKEMILKLAKLAFQQLQKGNLIYYEEDLRECGLDVTEASEYSALCTEIFKEESGLDQEKVYSFVHLSIQEFLAAVHALESCLDKKENVFSPKAVTGVDDDEEEEDEENDEEEEEKEGDEEEEEEDEEKNYEEEEKDDDDDDDEEEDEEDDDNVEEKESFKLSDLHRSAVDQALKSENGNLDLFLRFLLGLSLESNQNLLRCLLTQTGSTTQTNEETVEYLSDKIDEESSPERIINLFHCLNELGANSLVEDMQTSLRSGTLSETRLEPDQCSALAYLLLMSEEVLEEFDLKTYNTSEEGYQRLLPVVKTCKRALLDHCELTYKSCETLVSALQTPNSPLRELDLSYNDLEDRGVELLCVGLTSPLCNIQTLVLHGCKVTHESCETLASALQTPNSPLRELDLSYNDLEDRGVELLCVGLTSPLCNIQTLVLGQCGLTEGCCSDLASVLSSPNSQLKQLELRDNDLQDSGVTLLSAGLEDPDYKLHTLGLSGCLVTEEGCAALSSALRSNPSHLKELDLSYNHPGDSAGGLLSAALVDPTYKRMKLNVDHGGECRLKSGLRKYACHLNLDPNTAHPQLVLSEGNRQVTRVVEKQHYEDHPDRFDFHPQVLCREVLSGGRYYWEVERDCGMAYIGVVYEGLKRKGGKVDSRIGANRKSWCFYCSDRGYYFDHAGVSRRCISRPDSNRVGVYLDWPAGTLSFYSVSSSGTLTHLYTEHTTFTEPLYPGFKVYSSSVTLCQIDDQHIQRDHDGESCIKPGPEDTRDHGGECWIKSGPEKWIPQICKTCDHVEDSTHWLQIEPLTSTVQGVTMFRHRTPKGSYECTVSGLRWLCERDVILKYHFRNWDPYSQLLKDMQYTQGGPLLDITMELGELEEVHLPHFVCLGTNPSLRNEMKILHVEEHGVSLEEVHEVTRFHAKILHPKFSLISVILSYIFSWNVDVHCELMLYLTVKRETLISRLYLFPWNPGQIQAVEQQEKSQGSSRILISRPEQSFKLNSSIRLNIPCSTSINPQKIHFIQRDTTPSFFRAVVKMTGIDIEMELFSDDERTVWKEKVSQDEYITDTRSTSAVSGAGRPAESSLTGSAEQQLRSVRTKFVKRVSKAVLNGLLDGLLQHTVINQEEMESVKVIAERAEKARDIIDMVLRKGTESCSRMINLLGELDHCLCSQLQINSVGVPT